The Deltaproteobacteria bacterium genome includes the window GAAAGAGGCGGACCAGGAACTCCAGGAAGCCATCGATTTTACGGACAGGAGTGCGTATCCTTCTATGGAGGAAATCTTTACCGACCTGTTCTACGAGGAAGGGAGGAACGTCTGATGCGCCAAATCACATTTATCGAAGCCATAAGGGAAGCTCTCCGTCACGAAATGACCCTGGACGAGAAGGTGTTTGTTTTTGGTGAAGATGTGGGCGGTTTCGGCGGGTGTTTCGGAGTGACCGCGGGCCTGTATCAGGAATTCGGTCCCGATCGCGTAATGGACACTCCCATATCCGAGGCGGCGATCATGGGAGCGGCCGTCGGAGCCGCGCTCATGGGACTGAGGCCCGTGCCGG containing:
- a CDS encoding alpha-ketoacid dehydrogenase subunit beta translates to MRQITFIEAIREALRHEMTLDEKVFVFGEDVGGFGGCFGVTAGLYQEFGPDRVMDTPISEAAIMGAAVGAALMGLRPVP